The Sphingomonas sp. HF-S4 sequence TCCAAGTCGTTGTAGATCGCCGTCATCCCGGCCTTGAGCCGGGATCCCGCTTCTGCTCGGTCGAAGGCAGCGGGACCCCGGCTCAAGGCCGAGGTGACGAAGACTCTCGACTCACTCTTCGGTCCATTCCGACCGGGCAATCCCCTGCGCATAAAGCAGCGTCGTCAGGTCGCCGTGATCGATCCGCGCGCCTGCCGCCGCCGCGACGATCGGCTTGGCATGATACGCGACTCCCAGCCCGGCCTGGCGGATCATCGCGAGGTCGTTGGCGCCGTCGCCAACCGCCATCGACTGCGCCGCTTCCAGCCCCAGCTCGGCCAGCGCACCCAGCAGCGTCGTCTCCTTGGTGCCGCTGTTGACGATCGGCTTGGTGACCAGCCCGGTCAGCCGCGCCTCGCCGATCTCGAGCACATTGGCGATCACTCGATCGAAGCCGATATCCTTGCCCACCGGCTCGGCGAAGCGCGTGAAGCCGCCCGACACGAGGATCGTCGTCGCGCCGCGCGCCTTCATCGTCCGCACCAGCGCCTTCGCGCCCGGCATCAGCCGCACGCGCTCGGCGAGGCAGCGGTCGATCGCCGCCTCCTCCAGATCCTTGAGCAGTGCCACGCGGGCATCGAGCGCCTCGGCAAAATCGAGCTCGCCGCGCATCGCCCGCTCGGTGACCTCGGCGATCTGCGCCTTGATCCCGGCATAGTCGGCAAGCTCGTCGATGCACTCGACCGTGATCATCGTCGAATCCATGTCGGCGACGAGCAGCTTCTTGGCGCGCCCGGCTTCGGGCTGAACGATCACGTCGGTCGCGGCGAGCGCGCCTTCGAGCGCGGTGCGCGCAGCATCGGGGCTCGCAGCGAAGCGCAGGTCGGCCGCCTTGCCCGAGTCGAGCCATTCCCAGCCGCCCGGCGCACAATCGGTGCCAGCGAGGCGATCCGTCGCTTCGGAAAGCTGCCCTGTGCTGAGACCGTCTGCTACAAGCGTTGCGATGTACACGTTCAACCCCTCATTACGGCGGGCAACCCCCTCCCCGTTCGTGCTGAGCTTGTCGAAGCACCGTCCTTTTCTTGCTAGGTGGCAAAGAAGAACGGCCCTTCGACAAGCTCAGGGCAAACGGAGGTAAGGCAGGTGGCGACCCTCCCAACGGTGGCGCTCATCGCAGGGCCGACGGCGAGCGGCAAGTCCGCGCTGGCGCTCGCGCTGGCGGAAAAGCACCGCGGGACCGTGATCAACGCCGATTCGATGCAGGTCTATGCCGATCTCCGCATCCTGACCGCGCGTCCCACGCAGGTGGAGGAATCGCGCGTCCCGCACCGCCTGTTCGGCCATGTCGACGGCGCCGACGCCTATTCGGCAGCGCGCTGGGCGGCCGAGGCGCGGGGTGCGATCGCCGAAGCGCATGGCGAGGGCCGCCTGCCGATCCTGGTCGGCGGCACCGGCATGTATTTGCGTACTCTGCTCGAAGGGATCGCCCCGGTCCCCGAGATCGATCCCGAGGTCCGCAAGACCGTGCGCGCGCTCCCCGTCGCCGAGGCGCATGCCCAGCTCGCCGAGGCCGATCCCGAGGCGGCCGCCCGGCTCAATCCCGGAGATACGACCCGCGTCGCTCGCGCGCTCGAAGTCGTCCGCGCGACCGGCAAGCCGCTGGCGCATTGGCAGGCGCGCACGCTGGGCGGGATCGCGAACGATATCCGCCTTGCGGCGGCGATCCTGCTTCCCGACCGCGACTGGCTCGGCGAACGCATCGACCGCCGCTTTGCCGACATGCTCGACCAGGGCCGCGCCGAGGCGACCGCGCTGCTGGCGCGCACCGACATCCCCAACGACGCGCCGGTGCTCCGCGCGATCGGCGTCCCCGAGCACCGCGCGCTGTTTGCCGGCGAGACCGATGTGGCAAAGGCTGCCGAAGCCGGCGCGCTCGCCACGCGGCAATATGCCAAGCGGCAATATACCTGGTTCCGTCGCCAGCCTCCGCCTGAGTGGGCGCGGATAGTCGAGACAGAAAAAGACATTAGGCTAGCTATATTTGAAACTAAATTTCCTATATAGTGCTTGACGAGCCATTTTCTTGCCAGTAGCAGCGCCCCTCCGGCGGTGCTATGGCGCATCGCAACATAGGAGGCCGACGTGACCGAGAAGAGCGGAGCAGACATCCTGATCGAGGCGCTGACCGACCTCGGCGTGGAAGTCATCTTCGGCTATCCGGGCGGCGCGGTACTCCCGATCTACGATGCGATCTTCAAGCAGAACCGCATCAAGCACATCCTCGTCCGCCACGAGCAGGCCGCGACCCATGCTGCCGAGGGCTATGCGCGTTCGACCGGCAAGCCCGGCGTCGTCCTCGTTACCTCGGGCCCGGGCGCGACCAACGCCGTCACGGGGATCACCGACGCGCTGATGGACTCGATCCCGATGGTCGTGATCACCGGCCAGGTGCCGACCGCACTGATCGGCACCGACGCGTTCCAGGAAGCCGATACCGTCGGCATCACGCGGCACTGCACCAAGCATAATTACCTGGTGAAGGCGCCCGAGACGCTGGGCAGCGTGATCCACGAGGCATTCCATATCGCTACCTCGGGCCGCCCCGGCCCGGTGGTCGTCGACATTCCCAAGGATGTGCAGGTCGCCACGGCGCGCTACGAGGCGCCCGGCCCGATCCAGCACAAAACCTATCGCCCGCAGACCCAGCCCGACGCTGCGAAGATCCAGGAAGCGGTGGACATGCTCGCCGCGGCCGAGCGTCCCGTCTTCTACACCGGCGGCGGGATCATCAATTCGGGGCCCGAGGCGTCGCGGCTGCTGCGCGAGCTGGTCGAGATCACCGGCGCGCCGGTCACGTCGACCTTGATGGGTCTCGGCGCCCTCCCCGCCTCGTCGGACAAGTGGCTCGGCATGCTCGGCATGCACGGCACCTACGAAGCCAATTGGGCGATGAACAAGGCCGATCTGATCATCGCGCTGGGGTCGCGCTTCGACGATCGCGTCACCGGCCGGCTCGACGCCTTCGCGCCGAATAGCCGGAAAGTGCACATCGATATCGACCGGTCGTCGGTGAACAAGAATGTCCGCGTCGACCTGCCGATCATCGCCGATGTCGGCATCGCGTTGCGCGAGATGATCGATTGCTGGAAGACGCGCCAGCATCCCAAGCCAGACCTCACCGAATGGTGGAGCCGGATAGACGGCTGGCGCCAGGCCAAGTGCCTCGATTTCGAGGACAAGGCGGACGTCATCATGCCGCAGCAGGCGATCCGCTCGCTCTACGAAGCGACCAAGGCGCGCGCGCCGATCATCACCACCGAAGTCGGCCAGCACCAGATGTGGGCCGCGCAGCACTTCGGCTTCGAGGATCCCAACAAGTGGCTCACCTCGGGCGGTCTCGGCACGATGGGCTATGGCCTGCCCGCCGCGATCGGCGCGCAACTCGGCAATCCGGACGCGCTGGTGATCGACATCGCCGGCGAGGCGAGCATCCAGATGAACATCCAGGAGCTGGCGACCGCCACCCAATACCGGCTGCCGGTCAAGATCTTCATCCTCAACAACGAATATATGGGGATGGTCCGCCAGTGGCAGGAGCTGACCTATCAGTCGCGCTATTCGGAGAGCTACAGCGATGCGCTCCCGGATTTCGTCAAGCTGGGCGAGGCCTATGGCTGGAAGGGCATCCGCATCGACGCGCGTGGCGAGCTCGAGGACGGCATCCAGGCGATGCTCGACCATGACGGCCCGGTGATCGTCGATTGCCGTGTTGCCAAGCTCACCAACTGCTTCCCGATGATCCCATCGGGCGCCGCCCATACCGAAATGCTGCTCCAGGCCGCCGAAGTCTCCGGCGAAATGGACGACGAAGCCAAGGCACTGGTCTGATCCCATGCACATCAAGGAAGAAAACAAGGAACGGCACACGCTTGCCGTGATCGTCGACAACGAGCCGGGCATCCTCGCCCGGATCGCCGGGCTGTTCACGGCGCGGGGCTACAATATCGAGAGCCTGACCGTCTCGGAGATCACCGAGGACAACCGGATCAGCCGGATCACGATCGTCACTTCGGCGAGCGCCGCGGTGATGGAGCAGATCATCGCGCAGCTCGAGCGGCTGGTGCCGGTGCACAAGGTGACCGACCTCACGGCGTTCGGTCCGCATGTCGAGCGCGAGCTGGCGCTGGTCAAGGTCGCGGGTACCGGCGACCACCGGATCGAGGCGCTGCGCCTCGCCGAGGTCTACCGCGCGCGCGTCGTCGACGCGACCACGAGCAGCTTCGTGTTCGAGGTCACCGGCGGCTCGGAAAAGATCGACAAGTTCGTCGAACTGATGCGCGAGCTGGGGCTGGTCGAAGTCGCCCGCACCGGCGTCGTCGCAATTTCACGGGGCCGCGAGGCCGCCTGATTGAACCACCCGTCACCCTGAACTTGTTTCAGGGCCCATTTCTCCACTGGCGATTAGGTCGCCCGTTGCGCGATGGATGCTGAAACAAGTTCAGCATGACGGAAATTGCTGAAAGGGAAGCTAGCAATGAAAGTCTATTACGATCGCGACGCCGATCTGAACCTGATCTCGGGCAAGAACATCGCCATCCTCGGCTATGGCTCGCAGGGCCATGCCCATGCGCAGAATCTCCGGGATAGCGGCGTCAAGAACGTCGCGATCGCGCTGCGCCCCGGCTCGCCCTCGGCGAAGAAGGCCGAGGATGCCGGCTTCAAGGTGATGTCGAACAAGGAGGCTGCCGGCTGGGCCGACATCCTGATGATCCTCGCCCCCGACGAGCACCAGGCCGCGATCTACGAAACCGATCTCAAGGGCAATCTCAAGCCCGGCGCCGCGCTCGCCTTCGCGCACGGCCTCAACGTCCATTTCGGCCTGATCGAGCCGCCCGCGGACATCGACGTGATCATGATCGCGCCCAAGGGCCCGGGCCACACCGTCCGCTCGGAATATGTCCGCGGCGGCGGCGTGCCCTGCCTGATCGCGATCCATCAGGACGCCAGCGGCAATGCGCATGACGTCGCGCTCGCTTATGCCTCGGGCGTCGGCGGCGGCCGTTCGGGCATCATCGAGACCAACTTCCGCGAGGAATGCGAGACCGACCTGTTCGGCGAGCAGGCCGTGCTCTGCGGCGGCGCCACGGCGCTGGTCCAGGCCGGGTTCGAGACGCTGGTGGAAGCCGGCTACGCGCCGGAAATGGCCTATTTCGAGTGCCTGCACGAGCTCAAGCTCATCGTCGACCTGATGTACGAGGGCGGCATCGCCAACATGCGCTACTCGATCTCGAACACCGCCGAATATGGCGACATCAAGACCGGCCCGCGCATCATCACCGAAGAGACCAAGAAGGAAATGAAGCGCGTCCTCGCCGACATCCAGTCGGGCCGCTTCGTCAAGGACTTCGTGCTCGACAACCGCGCCGGCCAGCCGGAGCTCAAGGCCAGCCGCATCGCCGCCAAGCGCCACCAGATCGAGGAAGTCGGCAGCGAGCTCCGCGCGATGATGCCGTGGATCGGCGCCAACAAGCTGGTCGACAAGGACAAGAACTGAGGCCAGCGCAGGTCGCTCCCTTCGTCACCCCGGCCTTGTGCCGGGGTGACGGAAGTTAGAGGGTGCAGGCTGACACCGCAGAAAGGCGCGCCGCCTCCTCGACCCTGCGGAAACACTCGGTTTCCAACTTGCCGTTTGACCCGGCGCGCATTTCTGCCGACACCTCGCCTCCCAAACAGGAGGTTTCCATGCGCGTCCGCTATCTCGCCCTTGCCGCCACGCTTGCCGTCGCTGCCCCGCTCGTCGCCCAGCAGGCGATGCAGATCCCGGGCCAGAAGAATGCCGCGCTCGTCACCGCCGGCACCTATACCGCCGATCCCGGCCACTCGCTGGTCGAATGGACCGTCGATCACCTCGGCTTCACCCCCTATTTCGGCATCTTCGGCGACGTCGCGGGCACGCTGACGCTCGATCCCAAGAACCTCTCGGCCGCCCAGGTCGACGTGACGATCCCCGTCTCGAAGGTCACCACTGCCAGCGCCGGGCTCACTGCGCATCTGCTGCGCGCGCCCAAGGAAGCCGGCGGCACCGCCGACTTCTTCGGCGCCGCCCCCGCCGACGCGCGCTTCGTTTCGACCAAGGTCGTCGCCTCGGGCACCACCGCCAAGGTGACCGGCAATCTGACGCTCAACGGGGTTATCAAGCCGGTGACGCTCGACGTCTCCTTCTACGGCGCGGGCAAGGCGCCGCAGCAGATGGGCGGCGGCGAGCAGGTCGGGTTCGAAGCCACGGGTTCGATCAAGCGCAGCGAGTTCAATGTCGGCTATGGCATCCCGATGGTGTCGGACGAAGTGAAGCTCAAGATCGTCGCGGCCTTCCTCAAGAAGTAACGCCTTATACTCCCCTCCCTGCAAGCAGGGAGGGGAATCAAAGCTTCAGAACCCGAAGCGCGCCTTTACCCCATAGAAGCGCGGCATCCCCGGATAGCCGGCGTACGTCCCGGTCTGCTCGGGCACCGCAAAGCCGGTGACATAGTAGAATTCGTTGGTCAGGTTCTCGACGAAGAATTCGAGGCTCTTCGACCGGTCGGCGCTCTGCACGCCGATCCGCGCATTGATCAGCGGATAGCCCTGGTTGTAGAGCGCCGTACGCCCGGTGACCGGGTTGGGACTGCTCGACGGGATGTTGACTTCGCTGTTGTAGCGCATGTCCACATGGACGAGCCCCTTGATGTCGCCGCTGATCGTCGGCGTCCAGGTCGTCGAGACCGCTACGGTATGCTCGGGCTGGTTGTTGAGCTGCAAGCCTTCCTGGCCCTGAAGCGGCGTGCCGGTGAAGTCGTTGCTCTTGTCGTACGTCGCCGAGATATAGCTGTAGCCCAGGCGGAAGGTCAGGTCGCGCACCGGCTGGATGATCGATTCGACCTCGACGCCCTTGCTCACCGTCTTGTCGATGTTCTGGACGACGAAGTTGTTGCCGCTGAAGATCAGCGACTGCAGCCCGTGGAAGGTCTGGTAGAAGCCCGCGATGTTGAAGGTGAAGGCGCGGCCCCAGCGCGTCTTGAGCCCGATCTCGAATGCGTCGACCGTCTCCTTGTCGAACTGGAGGTCCGATCCGCGTGCGGTGTTGGTCGTCGTCCCCGGCGCCGGAATCGCGAAGTACGACTGGTCGAGATTGTACCCGCCCGATTTGTAGCCGCGGTCATAGCCGCCATAGAGCAGCACGTCGGGGGTAATCTTGAACGCCAGCTTGGCGGTCCCGGTCAGCGCGTTCTCCGAACGGTCGTCGGTGTAGTTGCCGTTGACCGAGGTGTTCACCACCGGGTTGCAGCTCAGCAGGAACAGGTTGTTGTACAGCGCCGAACTCGCCCCCTGGTAGAGCGCGCGCAGCGTCGCCGCGCGCGGATCCTGGCTGTAGAAGAAGGCGCAGGCCGCGGTGTTGTTGCTGATCGACGCGTCGAGATCCTTGCTCTCATGATTCCAGCGCGCGCCGAGCGTCAGCGACAGATTGTCCGCCAGGTTGATCACATTGTGCGTGAACAGCGCGAAGGCGTTGGTTTTCACGCGGAAATTATCGGTATTGCCCTGCCCCGCCGCGTTCTGGGTCAGCGGCGTGTTGAGATAGGCGAACAGCGGCGATCCGGGAGGCGCGAGCGTCTGGAGCCGGACATTGCCGACGCCGGGCACCGGGATCAGCGGGTTCTGGAGATAGATGAGCTGGCTCGCCAGCGGCACCGTACCTGCGGGCAGCGCCGGACCGCCCTGGAACGAAGCGGCAAGCTGGCCGAAGGTCGGCACCGTCGAGGTGCCGAAGAACTGAGCGCGCACGCCAAGCCCGCCTTGCGCCGGCGGCGCAGCGATCGCAGCGCCGAGCAGCGTGTCGACATAGCGGTTGGCGTCGTTGCCCAGCCGCACCGTGTCACGCAGCTTGTTGGTCTCGTTGAGGTAGAAGCCGCCGATCAGCCAGTCGAGCTTGCCGTCGAACGCCTTGCCGTTGAACCGCACTTCCTGGGTGAAGTCGGTCATCTCGGTGAGATAGCCGTCGCGATAGGCGCGATCGATCCCGGAGAAATCGATGTCCTGGTTCCGCCGCGCGCGCCAGTCGCGATAAGCAGTGATCGAGGTGAACGACACGTCGCCCAGATCCCAGTTAAGCTCGCCCGAGACGCCCCAATCGCGCACGCGCTCGCTGAAATCGCGATTGGGCGAGATCGCCATGCGGCGCTCGCGCGGCGCACCGGTGTAGAGCCCGTCGAGCCCCTGCGCCGCGGCGATGCCTTCGATTGCCGCCGCGGTCGGCCCGCGGATCACGCTCACCGCGCCGCAGCACTGCTCGTCGGTCTCGTAATAGTCGCCGATCAGCCGGAAAGTGATGTCGCCGGTATCGAGCAGCGCCTGGCCGCGCGCGTACCAGCGATTGACGTCGTTGATCGAACGATCGCTGTTGACGTCCTCGATGTAGCCGTCGCGCTTGCGATAGCCGCCGTCGAGCCGCAGCGCGAGCTGCTCGGAGACCGGCCCGGTCAGCCCGCCGCGCGCTTCGATCGCGTTGTAATTGCCATAAGTGAACTCGCCGAACCCGCCGAATTCGAACTTGGGTTGTGCCGTGACGATCGACAGCGCGCCGGCAGAGGTGTTGCGGCCGAACAGCGTGCCCTGCGGCCCGCGCAGCACTTCGATCCGCTCGAGCTCGGGAAGCTCGGCCACCGCGACGCCCGCACGCGCACGATAGACGCCGTCGATGAACACGCCGACCGCGGG is a genomic window containing:
- a CDS encoding YceI family protein, which gives rise to MRVRYLALAATLAVAAPLVAQQAMQIPGQKNAALVTAGTYTADPGHSLVEWTVDHLGFTPYFGIFGDVAGTLTLDPKNLSAAQVDVTIPVSKVTTASAGLTAHLLRAPKEAGGTADFFGAAPADARFVSTKVVASGTTAKVTGNLTLNGVIKPVTLDVSFYGAGKAPQQMGGGEQVGFEATGSIKRSEFNVGYGIPMVSDEVKLKIVAAFLKK
- the serB gene encoding phosphoserine phosphatase SerB, encoding MYIATLVADGLSTGQLSEATDRLAGTDCAPGGWEWLDSGKAADLRFAASPDAARTALEGALAATDVIVQPEAGRAKKLLVADMDSTMITVECIDELADYAGIKAQIAEVTERAMRGELDFAEALDARVALLKDLEEAAIDRCLAERVRLMPGAKALVRTMKARGATTILVSGGFTRFAEPVGKDIGFDRVIANVLEIGEARLTGLVTKPIVNSGTKETTLLGALAELGLEAAQSMAVGDGANDLAMIRQAGLGVAYHAKPIVAAAAGARIDHGDLTTLLYAQGIARSEWTEE
- a CDS encoding TonB-dependent receptor, with product MKKLDLLAATALSLLLATPAFAQDTADPAARAGDETQTEEYQGANDIVVTATRRNETVQDIPVAVTALAAELLANSGVQDIRGLEQIAPSVQTSTGQSSATGTTLYIRGITTAGDNPGFEPAVGVFIDGVYRARAGVAVAELPELERIEVLRGPQGTLFGRNTSAGALSIVTAQPKFEFGGFGEFTYGNYNAIEARGGLTGPVSEQLALRLDGGYRKRDGYIEDVNSDRSINDVNRWYARGQALLDTGDITFRLIGDYYETDEQCCGAVSVIRGPTAAAIEGIAAAQGLDGLYTGAPRERRMAISPNRDFSERVRDWGVSGELNWDLGDVSFTSITAYRDWRARRNQDIDFSGIDRAYRDGYLTEMTDFTQEVRFNGKAFDGKLDWLIGGFYLNETNKLRDTVRLGNDANRYVDTLLGAAIAAPPAQGGLGVRAQFFGTSTVPTFGQLAASFQGGPALPAGTVPLASQLIYLQNPLIPVPGVGNVRLQTLAPPGSPLFAYLNTPLTQNAAGQGNTDNFRVKTNAFALFTHNVINLADNLSLTLGARWNHESKDLDASISNNTAACAFFYSQDPRAATLRALYQGASSALYNNLFLLSCNPVVNTSVNGNYTDDRSENALTGTAKLAFKITPDVLLYGGYDRGYKSGGYNLDQSYFAIPAPGTTTNTARGSDLQFDKETVDAFEIGLKTRWGRAFTFNIAGFYQTFHGLQSLIFSGNNFVVQNIDKTVSKGVEVESIIQPVRDLTFRLGYSYISATYDKSNDFTGTPLQGQEGLQLNNQPEHTVAVSTTWTPTISGDIKGLVHVDMRYNSEVNIPSSSPNPVTGRTALYNQGYPLINARIGVQSADRSKSLEFFVENLTNEFYYVTGFAVPEQTGTYAGYPGMPRFYGVKARFGF
- the ilvC gene encoding ketol-acid reductoisomerase; the protein is MKVYYDRDADLNLISGKNIAILGYGSQGHAHAQNLRDSGVKNVAIALRPGSPSAKKAEDAGFKVMSNKEAAGWADILMILAPDEHQAAIYETDLKGNLKPGAALAFAHGLNVHFGLIEPPADIDVIMIAPKGPGHTVRSEYVRGGGVPCLIAIHQDASGNAHDVALAYASGVGGGRSGIIETNFREECETDLFGEQAVLCGGATALVQAGFETLVEAGYAPEMAYFECLHELKLIVDLMYEGGIANMRYSISNTAEYGDIKTGPRIITEETKKEMKRVLADIQSGRFVKDFVLDNRAGQPELKASRIAAKRHQIEEVGSELRAMMPWIGANKLVDKDKN
- the miaA gene encoding tRNA (adenosine(37)-N6)-dimethylallyltransferase MiaA, with product MATLPTVALIAGPTASGKSALALALAEKHRGTVINADSMQVYADLRILTARPTQVEESRVPHRLFGHVDGADAYSAARWAAEARGAIAEAHGEGRLPILVGGTGMYLRTLLEGIAPVPEIDPEVRKTVRALPVAEAHAQLAEADPEAAARLNPGDTTRVARALEVVRATGKPLAHWQARTLGGIANDIRLAAAILLPDRDWLGERIDRRFADMLDQGRAEATALLARTDIPNDAPVLRAIGVPEHRALFAGETDVAKAAEAGALATRQYAKRQYTWFRRQPPPEWARIVETEKDIRLAIFETKFPI
- the ilvN gene encoding acetolactate synthase small subunit — protein: MHIKEENKERHTLAVIVDNEPGILARIAGLFTARGYNIESLTVSEITEDNRISRITIVTSASAAVMEQIIAQLERLVPVHKVTDLTAFGPHVERELALVKVAGTGDHRIEALRLAEVYRARVVDATTSSFVFEVTGGSEKIDKFVELMRELGLVEVARTGVVAISRGREAA
- a CDS encoding acetolactate synthase 3 large subunit; this translates as MTEKSGADILIEALTDLGVEVIFGYPGGAVLPIYDAIFKQNRIKHILVRHEQAATHAAEGYARSTGKPGVVLVTSGPGATNAVTGITDALMDSIPMVVITGQVPTALIGTDAFQEADTVGITRHCTKHNYLVKAPETLGSVIHEAFHIATSGRPGPVVVDIPKDVQVATARYEAPGPIQHKTYRPQTQPDAAKIQEAVDMLAAAERPVFYTGGGIINSGPEASRLLRELVEITGAPVTSTLMGLGALPASSDKWLGMLGMHGTYEANWAMNKADLIIALGSRFDDRVTGRLDAFAPNSRKVHIDIDRSSVNKNVRVDLPIIADVGIALREMIDCWKTRQHPKPDLTEWWSRIDGWRQAKCLDFEDKADVIMPQQAIRSLYEATKARAPIITTEVGQHQMWAAQHFGFEDPNKWLTSGGLGTMGYGLPAAIGAQLGNPDALVIDIAGEASIQMNIQELATATQYRLPVKIFILNNEYMGMVRQWQELTYQSRYSESYSDALPDFVKLGEAYGWKGIRIDARGELEDGIQAMLDHDGPVIVDCRVAKLTNCFPMIPSGAAHTEMLLQAAEVSGEMDDEAKALV